CATTCTGCGGGCATGGAAAAACCAAACTCGGCCGGGGGAGAGGTTGTATCGGTTTTCTTTTTCGGCATAAAAGCGGCGCGCAGAATAGGACCTTCAAGAAGCCAGTTCAATGTGCTTCCGCGCTTTCCGAAACCCGAAGGGCTGGCGGCGTTCTTGGTTTAACCGTCTCGATCCAGTTCAACCACGAATGAACACCAATCAACACGAATTCGGACGGGGATGAAGTGCCCATGCACCGGGTCAGCGTCAAGTCACGGCAAAGTGATCCTTGACGTGAACGTCGAGAAAGCGCCGGAACCCATTCTTATTCGTGTCGATTCGTGTTCATTCGTGGTTCCTGATTGAATTGTTACGGCTTAGAAATTCGTCTTTCGACATTCTCCCGGAGCAGTGGTCGGCAGCGTTGGAGCGCGACGCGAGCAGCCTACCGCCTTCCATCGTAGAAAACCGGAAGATCTTTCGGATTCCGGAGCGTCGCGCGCGGCGAGCGCGCGAACCGGAACAGAAGCTTCAATATTTCGGGCTTGCTGTAGAGATGCAGCTTGCGGCTCGACGTGATGGGCGGGTGTTTGCGCAGCATCACGATCTGCGAACCGTTCCGCTTCGCCCAGGCGTGCATCCGTCTTCCCAGGTCGGCGTCTTCGGCTGCATATAAATCTTTGCTGAACCCTCCCAGTTCGCGAAACACATCGGCGCGACAAAATATCAGGCAGCCCGGTGTGATCCGAAAAAGCAGAAAGAGCCAGTTTCCCGCCGCCAGCAGAGGCCCGGCCCACCAGGGGATCGTATCGAAGGCGACTACCGTGCCGCCTCCGACATGCGTCCCGCTCCGCATGGTCTCCAGGACATCGGCCAGGGTTTCCGGTGGCAGCAGCGAGTCCGCGTCAAAGAACAGCAGCCAATCGCCCGTGGCCGCGGCGGCGCCGGCGTTGCGAGACCGGGCGATCTGATTGACGGGTTCAAAGACAACGCTCGCCCCCGCGGCTCGCGCCAGGTCCCCCGTGCCATCCGAGGAATTGTTATCGACGGCGATGACTTCGGCGGACAGACCTGGCTGCGCGTTGGCCTGGATGGCGGCGAAAACGCTGCGCACGCAGCGTTGAATCCACTTGGCCTCATTGAAGGCCGGAATGATGACGGACAGTTTCATCCAATGTAGGGCAGGCTTCCAGCCTGCCTCTCGCGGAAGTGTCCTCACGGACGCGGCTTTTCCTTAACAGGAGGCAACAGAGATAACAGAGGTTTGGCTCCGCATGTCTATTGCCGGCTGTTCAAGCTTAGCTGCTTGCCCTGCCGCGCTCCACCGGAAATAGACAGCCCCAGGGAAGGATCGTTCCGAAGATTGCGGCCGCTAGATTGGAGTGTTACCTCGGCACGAATTCCGACCGCATGTCACCGAGCGCGGGAAACTCGTTCCGCCACGAAATCACTCTCCCCACGCCCACCTCCGCGCTCACCAATTGCTCCTCTCCCGAACCTTCGGCGACGACTTCTCCTTGTGGATCGACGATCAGGCTGCGGCCCGGATACGCGAGCTTGGGATCGTTCCCCACGCGATTCACGCCGACGACGTAAGCTTGATTCTCAATCGCTCGCGCGCGGAGCAGTGCCACCCAGTGATTCAATCGTCGCGTCGGCCAATTCGCGATGACCGCCAGCAAATGCGCGCCGCGCCGCGTGGCGACGCGAAAGATTTCAGGGAATCGCAAATCGTAGCAAACGAAGGGAGCGACGACGAAATCGCCCCACGGAAAAGTCACGATCTCGCTTCCCCCTGCGTAATGCTGGGTTTCGCCGCCGAAGCTGAAGGGATGAATCTTGGCGTAGCGGCAAAGGAACATTCCGTTCGGATCAAAAGCGACCGCTTCATTTCGCCCCCGGCCGTCCTCAGCCCGGGTGACAAGTCCGCCCAGAAGAAAAGCGCGGTAATGCCGGGCGGCATTCGCCAAGAACGTCTCGGTTTCGGACGGATTGTTTTCGCGAATGCCCGCGACGTTCATGCTGAAGCCGGTGGAAAACATTTCCGGCAGCACGATGAGAGCGCCGGCAGGAATCGAGGCGGCGTCGAGCAAAGAACGGACGCGGGCGTAATTCGCCTTCTTGTCTTCCCAGACGCAATCAAGCTGGCAAGCGATGATTTTCATGAGCCGCGAAAGTTATTCCGCAGGCATCTTCTCAGGCTTGTCCGGTCCGCTCAAGCGCGGTTCGCCATGACCCCTTACGTTGATTCAAGAAGGAGCGCGGGCAGCTTGCCCGCGTGGGGGTATGGCGAGATTTTTGAAAAACTCGCGGGCAAGCTGCCGCGCTCCTTTGGCTCGATTCTTGAATCATCCGTGGAAGGTGCGGTTCATTGGG
The DNA window shown above is from Verrucomicrobiota bacterium and carries:
- a CDS encoding carbon-nitrogen family hydrolase produces the protein MKIIACQLDCVWEDKKANYARVRSLLDAASIPAGALIVLPEMFSTGFSMNVAGIRENNPSETETFLANAARHYRAFLLGGLVTRAEDGRGRNEAVAFDPNGMFLCRYAKIHPFSFGGETQHYAGGSEIVTFPWGDFVVAPFVCYDLRFPEIFRVATRRGAHLLAVIANWPTRRLNHWVALLRARAIENQAYVVGVNRVGNDPKLAYPGRSLIVDPQGEVVAEGSGEEQLVSAEVGVGRVISWRNEFPALGDMRSEFVPR
- a CDS encoding glycosyltransferase — encoded protein: MKLSVIIPAFNEAKWIQRCVRSVFAAIQANAQPGLSAEVIAVDNNSSDGTGDLARAAGASVVFEPVNQIARSRNAGAAAATGDWLLFFDADSLLPPETLADVLETMRSGTHVGGGTVVAFDTIPWWAGPLLAAGNWLFLLFRITPGCLIFCRADVFRELGGFSKDLYAAEDADLGRRMHAWAKRNGSQIVMLRKHPPITSSRKLHLYSKPEILKLLFRFARSPRATLRNPKDLPVFYDGRR